A genomic stretch from Megachile rotundata isolate GNS110a chromosome 1, iyMegRotu1, whole genome shotgun sequence includes:
- the Wdr62 gene encoding WD repeat domain 62 isoform X8, protein MMEPPVTSKVLRAPSLKRGQENVRIQDRIKLERVLGVTVSSNAALDCDATSELVAYPAGCTVVLFNPRKNTQAHVLNACRKTVTSLALAGDGRFLATGECGHMPNVRVWDISDPYNAVQIAEFSGHKYGINCVAFSPSNKYVVSVGSQHDMIVNVWDWRNNVKVASNKVSSKVKAVCFAENGNYFVTVGNRHVKFWYLEYSRSAKYKEPVPLMGRSAILGEQRNNDFVDVACGRGEMADSTYAITKTGLLCEFNNRRLLDKWVELRTSSANCMAVGDKYIFIGCAEGIVRCFSPSTLQFITTLPRTHYLGVDVAQGLSISHMSQHPANARYPDAIALAFDEQNNKLTCVYNDHSIYVWDVRDIRRVGKSHSFLYHSACIWGVEMYPTGSESVNAMPAGSFITCSSDDTIRVWNLEKDVSSNDTLYKRNIYSNELLKVLYIDPELTYLKDLDLAAAGSTEKSDASYDGRNGVRSIRVSPDGKHLASGDRSGNIRIHDLSSLEELCLIEAHDAEVLCLEYSKFSKFSAETHRLLASASRDRLIHVFSVDQGYNFLQTLDDHSSSITAVRFFNQSNQSNQIQMVSCGADKSIIFRQLQSTPGGMPQFARGHNAQGKTTLYDMEVDSGQKHVLTACQDRNIRVYNVATGKHSKTFKGSVGEDGSLIKVVLDASGIYVATSCTDKTLCVYDYYSGECMATMLGHSELVTGLRFSPDCRNLVSASGDGCIFVWRVPRDMVVTMQARLAQQAMRAGKRPPQVNGTGIEIQLDNETFGSPPPEFLDPNANPTSQNVGVDYRFSVGQLPLWAKKQINTNADESGTLGSNVRPLGVDLPKGRWAQRVQQGDGITVKSVYDSDEVIPFPPPRGAIDSDGGGGGGGSKDSSIDSGTETKCSSDYRRETMIIKRDHESTEHDGDVEDYSEGENGTTGSEKSHHRLMYYPAPEDTVSNQFTVNAMDVEELRRSQRRQKKPRNGESGRTSEMTASGSQEDSDSEGGASTPSAERNPLSMLSEASSEGFDQLAKQSHREKYLKNAFESLSGAEEPTNRNAKTTSISSQFHGRLSGGGDNAANNKVRNAAVVNATKQARGDADVVKKREELQRRIEETRRKLQSVGYKSLLKSSQSISDLSSHIPEKHHRSNRLSTGNKPGQQTHYSKPINPCKPIPNPKPSLKPQQLVNKVSGVGNALSKLDVPTENCLSKSPTTSCISDKTKSLNRPLTLTLKKTEKYKLSLNKPNQSLPESPVCEELKLLKEQCKKNVSRFARFAQKRRSCSYFIGLNDNEEDMENIAKSFESLPAMNERNIENLNDAMDDGDEGNGNFSDDSLEGDFKNPPRRCVSDYQINVHIDRRSDNHRINSSTYQTFPKRILTGSQESILSDASVESFSKGSAEILDYSHYDNDRHSSASFFLSRRKMQAGRSQESILTDESDYQMFPLHENMDHRSTESVLTDDSDSLVKSAPLEMLFDSHYKRKRQNSETYSGNPNNVIEASNNVQNSTNDSTSCRAVFRSKSLQDTRISKVRNENSYTEDDNVRPTTCIYYEFNFNDQNDGNVEMRIGSKSDTISRSNSLKVTKEPQSMLILNDFVAHKPPKPKRNSVRTQSMRNRARPAWNKFTVDSSLVKSDCDDPVNKSEARTPNVDAKLQGTESLHGSKRIEQLLQSSGYSLQSNEDKDTTATKFYSLQNRRSSDKVDVYETTRPMESFTYDQNDSSRQTCCFETQIPTKDTQETYDSLEPGGTSCELQNTSSNLLSTNERIDNLDASVDLRITRAIEGTVKLLSKEFENLVRREQYFMKEKCLRMTQEPNENFAKLEAERDGRYCSMKRDIRLFSGGEDSDFADTSAIDKSMMESGSSTSASSCTNSPKRMWPPASRCQSHMRWTKTLPTINQAILPSKHLYAVSGKVGNKNVNISTRSGLGNANSGNPSRHASTKNHSSHMTRSSSVGVLNQSDSESDVGAGNSRGWNNQTGNNRMSGLMRPTISSQNKINHQIKSNSSSNSNLPSVLRRRGMQGAYSSVNLSQVGNQEDSSSEDTSSNGNGGKPALPPRPRSISIDHSATNLSLPGTTVRRSGSTTIITNGRGGNSTIGQNTSRMSTTNRNQLDPSPQELPVKDTDRAIDVASAELGTDKSLVSTQLCNTIADELTRTADNVVQLYKRLTIDNEDDPSRGTIDRDTMLRGLESSVNETMRTLRLVVSGGDNHNDGSTSGDNVTMNEAAAKFQELLAGQDQGKVVNMMQQYSEMLLNLMQQRMGGTQSSHT, encoded by the exons ATGCACCGTGGTGCTGTTCAACCCTCGGAAGAACACTCAGGCCCACGTGTTGAACGCTTGTCGTAAAACCGTGACATCTTTAGCGCTCGCTGGCGATGGCAGGTTTTTGGCGACCGGCGAATGCGGTCACATGCCGAATGTTCGTGTCTGGGACATCTCCGATCCGTACAATGCGGTGCAGATCGCTGAATTTTCCGGACACAAATACGGCATTAACTGTGTG GCATTTTCACCGAGCAACAAGTACGTGGTGTCCGTGGGCTCTCAGCACGATATGATCGTCAACGTGTGGGACTGGAGGAACAACGTTAAGGTGGCGTCGAACAAAGTGTCGAGTAAAGTGAAGGCCGTCTGCTTTGCggaaaacggcaattactttgTCACCGTGGGCAACAGACACGTGAAGTTTTGGTATCTCGAGTATTCGCGCAGTGCCAAG TATAAGGAACCTGTGCCTTTGATGGGTCGGTCCGCCATATTAGGAGAGCAAAGAAACAACGATTTCGTGGACGTAGCCTGCGGCCGAGGGGAAATGGCAGACTCCACGTACGCGATCACCAAAACAGGCCTTCTATGCGAATTTAATAACAGGAGGTTGCTGGATAAATGGGTGGAGCTTCGT ACAAGCAGTGCCAATTGCATGGCCGTCGGGGACAAGTACATCTTCATCGGCTGCGCGGAGGGAATCGTCAGGTGTTTTAGTCCTAGTACGCTTCAATTCATCACCACGTTACCGAGAACGCATTACCTAGGTGTCGATGTTGCTCAGGGATTGTCCATTAG TCACATGTCTCAACATCCAGCGAATGCGAGGTATCCGGACGCGATCGCGCTAGCGTTCGACGAACAGAACAACAAGTTGACCTGCGTGTACAATGACCACAGTATCTACGTGTGGGACGTCCGGGACATCAGACGGGTCGGAAAATCCCATTCGTTCCTCTACCACTCCGCGTGCATATGGGGCGTGGAAATGTATCCTACGGGATCGGAATCCGTGAACGCGATGCCAGCCGGAAGCTTCATCACCTGCTCCAGCGACGATACCATTCGGGTGTGGAATCTCGAGAAGGACGTGTCCTCGAACGACACGCTGTACAAGCGGAACATTTACAGCAACGAGTTGCTCAAAGTGTTGTACATAGATCCAGAGTTGACTTACCTGAAGGATTTGGACTTGGCCGCAGCGGGTTCCACGGAGAAGAGCGACGCTTCGTACGACGGTCGAAACGGGGTTAGATCGATCAGGGTCAGCCCAGACGGCAAACATCTAGCTTCCGGAGATCGATCGGGAAACATTCGAATTCACGATCTCTCCTCCTTGGAAGAATTGTGCTTGATCGAGGCCCACGACGCCGAAGTGCTCTGTCTGGAGTACTCGAAGTTCTCCAAGTTTTCGGCGGAGACGCACAGATTGCTGGCCAGCGCTTCCAGGGATCGGCTAATCCACGTGTTCAGCGTCGATCAAGGGTACAACTTCTTGCAGACCCTCGACGATCATAGTTCTTCCATTACTGCCGTCAGATTTTTCAATCAGAGCAATCAAAGTAACCAAATTCAAATGGTGTCCTGCGGTGCCGACAAGAGTATTATTTTTAGACAACTACAATCG ACACCGGGAGGGATGCCTCAGTTCGCTAGGGGTCACAACGCTCAGGGAAAGACCACTTTGTACGACATGGAGGTCGATTCCGGGCAGAAGCATGTTTTAACTGCCTGCCAAGATAGAAACATAAGGGTTTACAACGTAGCCACGGGCAAACATAGCAAAACGTTCAAAGGATCCGTCGGCGAGGATGGGTCTCTCATTAAAGTTGTTTTAG ACGCGTCAGGAATCTACGTAGCTACCTCGTGTACAGATAAAACGCTGTGCGTGTACGATTACTATAGCGGTGAATGTATGGCAACTATGCTCGGTCACTCGGAGTTGGTGACAGGCCTGCGTTTTAGTCCCGACTGTCGCAACCTCGTATCCGCCAGCGGAGATGGTTGTATATTCGTTTGGCGTGTTCCACGCGACATGGTTGTAACTATGCAGGCGCGTCTTGCTCAGCAAGCGATGCGAGCTGGAAA GAGGCCGCCTCAAGTGAACGGCACAGGAATCGAGATACAATTGGACAACGAAACGTTTGGATCGCCACCGCCAGAGTTCCTGGATCCAAACGCGAATCCAACGTCGCAGAACGTAGGCGTGGATTACAGGTTTAGCGTGGGCCAGTTACCGCTTTGGGCCAAGAAGCAGATAAATACGAACGCGGACGAAAGTGGGACTCTCGGTTCGAACGTTAGACCTCTAGGTGTTGACTTACCGAAGGGACGATGGGCACAAAGGGTTCAACAAGGAGACGGTATAACGGTAAAGTCCGTCTACGACAGCGACGAAGTTATACCTTTCCCTCCGCCTCGTGGGGCGATAGATTCGGATGGCGGTGGTGGAGGCGGTGGTTCGAAAGACAGCTCCATCGACAGCGGTACCGAAACCAAATGCAGCAGCGATTATCGTAGGGAAACGATGATTATCAAAAGG GATCATGAGAGCACAGAACACGACGGGGATGTCGAGGATTACTCGGAAGGAGAGAATGGAACGACTGGTTCAGAAAAATCACATCATAGATTGATGTATTATCCTGCGCCAGAGGACACGGTGTCCAATCAGTTCACTGTAAACGCGATGGACGTGGAAGAGCTTCGAAG ATCTCAGAGGCGACAGAAGAAACCCAGGAACGGAGAAAGTGGTCGAACGAGTGAGATGACCGCTTCTGGCAGTCAGGAGGACTCTGACTCTGAAGGAGGAGCATCGACTCCGAGCGCAGAACGAAATCCTTTATCCATGCTGTCGGAAGCTAGTTCGGAAGGATTCGATCAACTCGCTAAACAGAGCCATCGCGAAAAGTATCTCAAGAACGCTTTCGAATCTCTGAGCGGTGCCGAAGAACCTACGAATAGGAACGCGAAAACAACTAGTATCAGTTCTCAATTTCACGGAAG ACTTAGCGGTGGTGGTGACAATGCAGCTAATAATAAAGTTCGCAACGCGGCTGTGGTGAACGCGACGAAACAAGCAAGAGGCGATGCGGATGTCGTGAAGAAGCGCGAAGAGTTGCAAAGGCGAATAGAAGAAACTAGGAGGAAATTGCAAAGC GTTGGCTACAAATCTTTGTTGAAATCCAGTCAAAGTATATCGGACTTGAGCAGTCACATACCCGAGAAACACCATCGTTCCAACCGTCTGAGCACAGGTAACAAACCCGGTCAACAAACACACTACTCGAAACCGATTAATCCTTGCAAACCCATACCAAATCCAAAGCCCTCACTAAAACCTCAGCAACTCGTTAACAAAGTTTCGGGTGTGGGGAATGCGCTGTCCAAGCTAGATGTTCCAACTGAGAACTGCTTGTCCAAAAGTCCGACCACCTCGTGTATAAGCGACAAGACAAAGTCTCTAAATCGTCCGTTAACATTGACTCTAAAAAAAACTGAAAAGTATAAGCTGTCGCTGAACAAACCGAATCAATCGTTGCCCGAGTCGCCCGTATGCGAGGAGCTTAAGCTCCTTAAAGAACAGTGCAAGAAGAACGTGAGTCGATTCGCCAGGTTCGCTCAGAAAAGAAGATCGTGTAGCTATTTCATCGGGTTGAATGACAACGAAGAAGACATGGAGAACATAGCCAAATCTTTCGAAAGTTTGCCAGCGATGAACGAGCGTAACATCGAAAACTTGAACGATGCCATGGACGACGGAGACGAGGGGAATGGAAACTTTAGCGACGACTCTTTGGAAGGTGACTTCAAGAACCCTCCCCGACGATGCGTCAGTGATTACCAGATAAATGTACACATCGACCGCCGATCTGATAACCATCGAATTAATTCGTCCACGTATCAAACATTCCCGAAACGAATATTAACTGGCTCTCAAGAGAGTATATTATCAGATGCGTCTGTGGAGTCGTTCTCGAAAGGAAGCGCCGAAATCCTGGATTACAGTCACTATGATAATGACAGGCATTCCAGCGCGAGCTTCTTCTTGTCCCGTCGAAAGATGCAAGCCGGACGTAGCCAGGAGAGCATATTGACGGACGAGTCCGATTACCAGATGTTCCCGTTGCATGAGAACATGGACCATCGAAGTACGGAAAGTGTATTAACCGACGACTCCGATTCTTTAGTAAAATCCGCGCCACTCGAGATGTTGTTCGACTCTCATTacaaaagaaagagacagaactCTGAAACTTACAGTGGCAATCCTAACAACGTCATAGAAGCATCGAACAATGTACAGAATTCTACGAACGATTCGACGTCCTGTAGAGCAGTGTTCAGATCCAAGTCCCTCCAAGATACGAGGATAAGCAAAGTGAGGAACGAGAATAGTTATACGGAGGATGATAACGTGCGACCAACGACCTGCATCTACTAcgaattcaattttaatgatcAGAACGACGGAAACGTTGAGATGAGAATCGGAAGCAAGTCAGACACTATATCGCGGAGCAATAGTCTGAAGGTGACCAAAGAGCCGCAGTCGATGTTGATCTTGAACGACTTTGTTGCTCACAAACCTCCAAAACCGAAGCGAAATTCTGTGCGGACGCAGAGTATGCGCAACAGAGCTCGCCCAGCCTGGAATAAATTCACCGTTGATTCTTCTCTCGTGAAGTCCGACTGCGACGATCCCGTGAACAAATCGGAGGCTCGAACGCCAAACGTGGACGCGAAATTGCAGGGAACGGAATCACTGCACGGTTCGAAAAGAATCGAACAGTTATTGCAATCATCAGGGTACTCTTTGCAATCCAACGAAGACAAAGACACTACGGCAACCAAGTTTTACAGTTTGCAAAATCGTCGTTCCTCGGATAAGGTTGACGTGTACGAAACTACCAGGCCAATGGAAAGTTTCACTTACGATCAGAACGATTCCTCTCGTCAGACTTGCTGCTTCGAGACGCAAATTCCCACGAAGGACACGCAAGAAACTTACGACTCTTTAGAACCTGGAGGTACCTCCTGCGAACTACAAAATACTTCCTCAAATCTATTATCCACGAACGAGCGAATCGACAACCTGGATGCTAGCGTCGATCTTAGAATCACCAGAGCCATCGAAGGAACTGTTAAACTGTTGTCGAAAGAGTTCGAAAACTTGGTCAGAAGGGAACAGTACTTTATGAAAGAGAAATGTCTGCGCATGACTCAAGAACCGAATGAAAATTTCGCGAAGCTCGAAGCCGAGAGGGATGGTAGATATTGTTCGATGAAACGGGATATAAGATTATTCTCCGGTGGCGAAGATAGCGATTTCGCGGACACGTCAGCAATCGACAAATCGATGATGGAGAGCGGTTCCTCGACGTCCGCTTCGAGCTGTACTAACTCGCCAAAGAGGATGTGGCCACCAGCCTCGCGTTGTCAGAGTCACATGAGATGGACTAAGACTTTGCCTACCATTAATCAGGCTATACTACCATCCAAGCATCTCTACGCAG TTTCAGGAAAAGTAGGTAATAAGAACGTGAACATTTCGACGAGAAGTGGACTAGGAAATGCGAATAGCGGGAATCCGTCTCGGCACGCTTCGACGAAGAATCATTCTTCTCACATGACAAGAAGCAGTAGCGTTGGTGTTTTAAATCAG AGTGATTCAGAATCGGACGTTGGAGCAGGAAACAGTAGAGGATGGAATAATCAGACAGGAAATAATCGAATGAGCGGATTAATGCGACCAACGATCAgttcacaaaataaaataaatcatcaaATAAAATCGAACTCCTCTTCCAATAGTAATTTGCCGTCAGTTCTTAGAAGGAGAGGCATGCAGGGAGCATATTCGAGTG TAAATCTAAGTCAAGTGGGTAATCAAGAAGATTCTAGTTCAGAGGACACGTCTTCCAATGGAAACGGTGGAAAACCAGCGCTTCCTCCGAGACCTCGAAGCATCAGTATTGATCATTCTGCTACAAA CTTAAGTCTGCCTGGCACAACGGTGAGGAGATCAGGGTCGACGACAATTATAACAAACGGTCGAGGTGGAAATAGCACGATAGGACAAAACACGAGCAGAATGTCAACAACAAATAGGAATCAGTTAGATCCTAGCCCACAAGAGCTTCCGGTCAAAGATACCGATCGTGCCATCGATGTAGCAAGTGCTGAAT TAGGCACGGATAAATCATTAG TGTCGACG